The proteins below are encoded in one region of Fibrella aestuarina BUZ 2:
- a CDS encoding HRDC domain-containing protein has protein sequence MKSASPINQRLELAHSYVLHTNQNVFLTGKAGTGKTTFLHQIKQLSAKRLVVVAPTGVAAINAGGVTIHSLFQLPFGPIIPGAKQENRKFSREKIRLLRTLDLLVIDEISMVRADVLDGIDEVLRRYRYSQEPFGGVQLLLIGDMQQLPPVIRDDDWALLRPYYESGYFFSSHALRETPYVSIELTHIYRQADQRFINLLNGIREKTITAEGLADLNQRYVPDFTPNDRDGYITLATHNQTAQQINSQKLTDLTTRLHTYEAVVTDDFPEPMYPAEFSLELKVGAQVMFVKNDSSPDKQYYNGKIGQIAELGSDYVSVKCAGEFVPIVTGPVEWQNIRYSLDAKTGEIQSEIIGTFTQYPLRLAWAITIHKSQGLTFERAIIDAGRAFAHGQVYVALSRCKTLDGLVLRTPIPASSIKTEFDLERFHEDVQTKTPTEQHLHNAKRANQEQLLHDLFAFEQAAYLLSRVRKVVDDNVRTLPAPLVEQLNELQTTLTDKARVVGHRFRKQLPNYFGQEPLPEANTDLQQRIQKAGAYFKTVLADELLPLIYDAPTDTDNKQVRTDLLEALDELERELTTKLALFTRCAEGFDALAYLQVRNQAELAFMPNRKKVERAAGQPDKAPKAGDRSNRPSSLYFELLKWRGRMAEEHNSPAYFIMSQQTVTEIATKRPETIDALAKIKGVGKAKAKRIGDEILAIIEQNPADGRPDGPPAPKANVYAKAGEAPARKATNKADKEPVYEATLKLFLLGKSIAAIAELRGVTEQTIENHLTRCINLGLLPVEAVLSAEKLTLIYNTLGSKRPASLTDAVQQLDGLVSYTDLRFAYAAVGR, from the coding sequence TTGAAGTCTGCTTCCCCCATCAATCAGCGCCTTGAACTAGCGCACAGCTACGTCCTGCACACCAACCAGAATGTGTTTCTAACTGGTAAAGCGGGCACGGGCAAGACCACCTTTCTGCACCAGATCAAGCAGTTATCGGCCAAACGGCTGGTGGTCGTCGCACCAACGGGCGTGGCCGCTATCAACGCCGGCGGTGTCACCATTCATTCGCTGTTTCAGCTTCCCTTCGGGCCGATTATTCCGGGCGCCAAACAGGAAAACCGGAAGTTCTCCCGCGAAAAAATCCGTCTGCTCCGTACGCTCGATCTGCTCGTTATCGACGAAATCAGCATGGTTCGGGCCGACGTGCTCGACGGTATTGATGAGGTGTTGCGGCGCTACCGCTACAGCCAGGAACCGTTTGGTGGGGTGCAACTGCTACTTATCGGCGACATGCAACAACTGCCGCCCGTGATCCGCGACGACGATTGGGCGCTGCTTCGCCCCTACTATGAATCGGGTTATTTTTTCAGCAGCCACGCCCTGCGCGAAACGCCCTATGTGTCGATCGAACTGACACACATCTATCGGCAGGCCGACCAACGCTTTATCAATCTGCTTAACGGTATTCGCGAGAAGACGATCACCGCTGAAGGCCTCGCCGACCTCAACCAACGCTACGTACCTGATTTTACCCCCAACGACCGCGACGGCTACATCACGCTGGCGACCCACAACCAGACTGCCCAGCAGATCAACAGCCAGAAACTCACCGACCTCACCACCCGCCTGCATACCTACGAAGCCGTAGTCACCGACGACTTTCCCGAGCCGATGTACCCGGCCGAATTCTCGCTCGAACTGAAAGTGGGCGCGCAGGTGATGTTTGTCAAAAACGACAGCTCGCCCGATAAGCAGTACTACAACGGCAAGATTGGCCAGATCGCCGAACTTGGCTCTGACTACGTGAGCGTGAAATGCGCGGGTGAGTTTGTGCCCATCGTGACCGGGCCCGTCGAGTGGCAGAACATCCGCTACAGCCTCGACGCCAAAACCGGCGAGATCCAGAGCGAAATCATCGGTACGTTCACGCAGTATCCGCTGCGGCTGGCCTGGGCCATCACCATTCACAAAAGCCAGGGGCTCACGTTCGAGCGGGCCATCATCGACGCCGGGCGGGCCTTCGCACACGGGCAGGTGTATGTGGCGCTCAGCCGCTGCAAAACCCTCGACGGCCTCGTGTTGCGCACGCCCATTCCGGCCAGCAGTATCAAAACCGAGTTTGATCTGGAGCGTTTTCACGAAGACGTGCAGACCAAAACACCCACCGAGCAACACCTGCACAACGCCAAACGCGCCAATCAGGAGCAGTTGCTGCACGATCTGTTTGCGTTCGAACAGGCCGCTTACCTGCTGAGCCGCGTCCGCAAGGTCGTCGACGACAACGTCCGCACGCTGCCGGCTCCGTTGGTGGAGCAGTTGAACGAACTCCAGACTACGCTGACCGATAAAGCGCGGGTGGTGGGGCACCGGTTCCGGAAACAGTTACCCAATTATTTTGGTCAGGAGCCCCTCCCCGAAGCCAACACCGACCTGCAACAGCGCATCCAGAAAGCTGGAGCCTATTTCAAAACCGTGCTCGCCGACGAATTGCTCCCGCTGATCTACGACGCCCCCACCGATACCGACAACAAGCAGGTACGAACCGATCTGCTCGAAGCCCTCGACGAACTGGAACGCGAGCTGACCACAAAACTAGCCCTCTTTACTCGCTGCGCCGAGGGCTTCGATGCGCTGGCCTATCTGCAGGTACGTAACCAGGCCGAACTGGCCTTTATGCCCAACCGCAAAAAAGTGGAGCGCGCCGCCGGGCAACCCGATAAAGCCCCGAAAGCGGGTGACCGCAGCAATCGGCCCAGCAGCCTCTATTTCGAATTACTGAAATGGCGGGGCCGCATGGCCGAAGAGCACAACAGCCCGGCCTATTTCATCATGAGCCAGCAAACCGTGACCGAGATTGCGACCAAGCGCCCGGAAACGATCGACGCGCTTGCCAAGATCAAGGGCGTCGGGAAGGCTAAGGCCAAACGCATCGGCGACGAAATCCTGGCCATCATCGAACAGAATCCGGCCGATGGCCGCCCGGATGGACCACCGGCTCCAAAAGCCAATGTGTACGCCAAAGCAGGCGAAGCACCCGCCAGAAAAGCAACGAACAAGGCTGACAAAGAGCCCGTGTACGAAGCTACCCTGAAACTGTTTCTGCTGGGCAAGTCGATTGCCGCGATTGCCGAGCTGCGCGGCGTCACGGAGCAGACAATCGAGAATCACCTCACCCGTTGCATTAACCTCGGCCTACTGCCCGTCGAAGCAGTCCTGTCCGCCGAGAAACTGACGCTCATCTACAATACCCTTGGCTCCAAACGCCCCGCCAGCCTCACCGACGCTGTGCAGCAACTGGACGGCCTGGTCAGCTACACCGACCTGCGCTTTGCTTACGCAGCGGTAGGTCGCTAG
- a CDS encoding DUF4199 domain-containing protein, with protein sequence MEEKPSTARLALKWGGLVGLVEILVTTIRYALGYYSGMGGTLFGVLNGIIIVTGLVLALREFRSLNKGYMSVGEAVGLGSLMFTIMGLLDTTFAQFYQAFIDPNLIAKTLQQTRDFMEAQGVPDEALDKFDDQMGELEAQQRKKGASGGAFLLSILWWTFAGTIVTLIVSLFMRRRKDNPFD encoded by the coding sequence ATGGAAGAAAAACCCTCTACCGCCCGCTTAGCCCTGAAATGGGGTGGCCTCGTTGGCCTCGTTGAAATTCTGGTTACGACCATCCGCTACGCGCTGGGCTACTACTCCGGCATGGGGGGCACCCTCTTCGGCGTGCTCAACGGCATTATCATCGTGACGGGGCTGGTACTGGCACTGCGCGAATTCCGCAGCCTCAACAAAGGCTATATGTCGGTTGGTGAGGCCGTTGGGCTGGGGTCGCTGATGTTCACCATTATGGGCCTGCTCGACACCACCTTCGCCCAATTTTATCAGGCGTTTATCGACCCGAACCTCATCGCGAAGACCTTGCAGCAAACCCGTGACTTCATGGAAGCACAGGGTGTTCCCGACGAGGCACTCGATAAGTTCGACGATCAGATGGGCGAGCTGGAAGCGCAGCAGCGTAAGAAAGGGGCATCGGGTGGGGCGTTCCTGCTCAGCATACTCTGGTGGACGTTTGCCGGCACCATCGTAACATTAATTGTGTCGCTCTTTATGCGCCGCCGTAAAGACAATCCGTTTGATTGA
- a CDS encoding tetratricopeptide repeat protein has protein sequence MKKFYASLFAVSLALLTSTGAFSQQTAVDFFNEGIQKSNAKDFTGALQAFTTAIIMNPENAPSYYNRALAKTSLNDIQGAVSDLDQAIELNPQEANAYLYRGINRSKLEDNRGAMQDFNRAVELSPNDAFLYYNRGLCKLQLGYSAAALNDFNRASSLSPNDANILTARGNCKNGLNDFRGALADFGLALEKSPNKTTALSGRGYSRFKLEDYKGSLADFSRAIELAPTDADLFYKRGLVKTRMGEFDNAVVDYNKTLELNPNHYKAYFSRGFCRSRTGNAKVALGDLDKSIEMDNRSIQTKAYYSEFITQNMLPLFATVVQERYKVAELGDDRADAYIVRGMLKNANGDSKPALLDLNRAVELNPTSAESYFIRGIIRSSLGDQKGAMIDCNSTVRLNPRHAEAYYLRGLIRYDTGDEVSGCADLSRSGELGYVQAYKIITERCNKTVR, from the coding sequence ATGAAAAAATTCTATGCCTCCCTTTTTGCTGTCAGCTTGGCCTTGTTGACGTCGACAGGGGCCTTCAGCCAACAGACAGCTGTTGATTTTTTTAATGAAGGTATCCAGAAAAGTAACGCCAAAGACTTCACGGGTGCGCTTCAGGCGTTCACTACAGCCATCATCATGAACCCGGAAAATGCCCCTAGTTATTACAACCGGGCATTGGCCAAAACGAGCCTGAACGACATCCAGGGAGCCGTGTCGGATCTCGACCAGGCGATTGAGTTAAATCCGCAGGAAGCCAATGCGTATCTTTACCGGGGTATAAATCGGTCGAAACTGGAAGACAACCGGGGCGCCATGCAGGATTTCAACCGGGCCGTTGAACTCAGCCCCAATGATGCATTCCTGTACTACAATCGGGGTCTTTGCAAACTACAGCTGGGCTACTCAGCCGCAGCGTTGAACGACTTCAACCGGGCCTCGTCACTATCACCCAACGATGCCAACATCCTCACGGCACGGGGTAACTGCAAAAATGGCCTGAACGACTTCCGCGGTGCACTGGCCGATTTTGGTCTGGCGCTGGAAAAATCGCCCAACAAAACGACGGCACTCTCGGGCCGGGGCTACTCACGCTTCAAGTTGGAAGATTACAAGGGCTCGCTGGCTGATTTCTCGCGGGCTATTGAACTGGCCCCCACCGATGCCGATCTGTTTTACAAGCGTGGTCTGGTCAAAACCCGCATGGGCGAATTCGACAACGCCGTTGTGGATTACAACAAAACGCTTGAACTGAACCCCAATCATTATAAGGCGTATTTCAGCCGGGGCTTCTGCCGCAGCCGCACGGGCAATGCCAAAGTGGCGCTCGGCGACCTCGACAAGTCGATCGAAATGGACAACCGTTCTATCCAGACCAAAGCGTATTACAGCGAGTTTATCACCCAAAACATGCTGCCTCTGTTCGCCACCGTGGTACAGGAGCGGTATAAAGTGGCTGAACTTGGCGACGACCGCGCCGATGCCTACATCGTTCGGGGTATGCTGAAAAACGCCAACGGCGACAGCAAGCCAGCGCTACTCGATCTGAACCGCGCCGTTGAACTGAACCCCACGAGCGCCGAGTCGTATTTTATCCGCGGCATCATCCGCTCATCGCTTGGCGACCAGAAAGGGGCCATGATCGATTGCAACAGCACGGTTCGGCTGAACCCGCGCCACGCGGAAGCCTATTACCTGCGCGGCCTCATCCGCTACGATACGGGCGATGAGGTGAGCGGTTGCGCCGACCTCAGCCGTTCGGGTGAACTAGGCTATGTGCAGGCCTACAAAATCATCACCGAACGGTGTAATAAGACAGTACGTTAG
- a CDS encoding VanZ family protein, with amino-acid sequence MIQSLESILAYLGLNWYQAIAAAVVSVAFLIMWLVVHIHWQRAAAIAWSIAIFAGLSLPTDVAPDVGGSDKNVHTIIFAGFAFLWRWAGLSERRTLAWGVAYAVLSEVYQAVMPIGRSGDWQDALADVIGLLIGLLLARLLATFSRKFS; translated from the coding sequence GTGATCCAGTCTCTCGAATCAATACTGGCTTATCTGGGCCTAAATTGGTATCAGGCCATAGCAGCGGCCGTCGTTTCTGTTGCCTTCCTGATCATGTGGCTGGTCGTTCATATTCATTGGCAGCGTGCTGCCGCAATCGCCTGGTCGATTGCCATTTTTGCTGGTCTGTCACTGCCGACGGATGTGGCTCCTGACGTTGGGGGAAGTGACAAAAACGTACACACAATCATCTTCGCAGGGTTTGCCTTTCTGTGGCGCTGGGCGGGGCTCTCGGAGCGTCGTACACTGGCTTGGGGCGTGGCCTACGCTGTGCTGTCGGAAGTGTATCAGGCCGTGATGCCCATTGGCCGGTCGGGCGATTGGCAAGATGCACTAGCTGATGTGATTGGGTTGTTGATTGGCCTGTTGCTGGCTCGGTTGCTGGCGACATTCAGTCGTAAATTCAGCTAG
- a CDS encoding M1 family metallopeptidase, whose amino-acid sequence MPRLYLLLLPLCLWASLARADVALSPRIANYRIDVRLNPTTRRLDGRQTLTWRNTSTDPIRELWFHLYLNAFRDQKSTFMRESGGQLRGDQMDKSEQANYGWTKVTTLTDRRTGERLTGAMRFAQPDDLNPDDRTVMRVPLSRPVRPGETIELDMAFEAKLPKIFARTGFSRDFFLVGQWFPKIAVYEAAGVRGRTQGGWNCHQFHAHSEFYADYGTYDVSITTDKTLQIGATGQLLRETVNRDGTKTQRWQAADVVDFAWTASPQFEVVNDTWKGRAGNQVRIRLLLQPEHSAQAQRHLDAAKTALTYFDRHLGTYPHNTLTIVDPPLHASGAAGMEYPTFITAGTSWGLPAGMRFPELVTVHEFGHQYFMQLLASNEFEEAWLDEGFNQYYEGRIMDEWYGPRQSQIDWFGFRMGDLEASRDGYVHLDNPAIGPAYGNVWQLPAGYYGSLTYQKTATWLRTLDGLVGRPLMDEIMQTYFLRWRFKHPNAQSFIDVVNELVPRRLGAQYGSDMNWFFEQVLFGDQVCDYKLATIRNGSSPTVRVDRLGDMQLPVEVLIHFSDGREQTLRWDGKARTHTFAVGGKGRIDWAEVDPKQKLYMDTDFTNNSLTLRSSSAPAAKFAAKFLFWLEWLMLA is encoded by the coding sequence ATGCCTCGCCTGTACCTGCTTCTGCTGCCTTTATGCCTCTGGGCCAGCCTGGCCCGGGCCGACGTTGCCCTGAGTCCGCGCATAGCCAATTACCGGATCGACGTGCGGCTTAACCCGACGACCAGGCGCCTCGATGGGCGGCAGACGCTCACCTGGCGCAATACCTCGACCGACCCGATTCGTGAGCTTTGGTTCCACTTGTATCTCAACGCGTTTCGGGATCAGAAATCGACGTTCATGCGCGAGTCGGGCGGGCAGTTGCGGGGCGATCAGATGGACAAATCAGAGCAGGCCAATTACGGCTGGACGAAGGTCACAACCCTCACCGACCGCCGCACCGGCGAGCGCCTGACGGGCGCGATGCGTTTTGCCCAGCCTGACGACCTCAACCCCGACGACCGGACGGTGATGCGGGTGCCGCTAAGCCGCCCAGTACGCCCCGGCGAGACCATTGAACTCGATATGGCGTTCGAGGCCAAGCTGCCTAAAATCTTTGCCCGGACGGGCTTCAGCCGCGATTTTTTTCTGGTCGGCCAGTGGTTTCCCAAGATCGCGGTTTACGAAGCGGCGGGCGTGCGGGGACGTACCCAGGGCGGTTGGAACTGCCACCAGTTTCACGCGCACTCGGAGTTCTACGCTGATTACGGTACTTACGACGTGTCGATTACGACGGATAAAACCCTGCAAATCGGAGCGACGGGGCAGTTGCTACGCGAAACCGTAAACCGCGATGGCACCAAAACCCAGCGCTGGCAGGCGGCCGATGTGGTCGATTTTGCCTGGACCGCCTCGCCCCAGTTCGAGGTAGTCAACGATACCTGGAAAGGCCGGGCGGGTAATCAGGTACGTATCCGGCTGCTGCTGCAACCCGAACACAGCGCGCAGGCCCAACGCCACCTCGACGCCGCCAAAACAGCCCTTACCTACTTCGACCGGCACCTGGGTACGTACCCCCACAACACGCTGACGATCGTGGACCCGCCTCTGCACGCCTCTGGGGCGGCGGGGATGGAGTATCCCACGTTCATCACGGCGGGGACGAGCTGGGGCCTGCCCGCCGGTATGCGCTTCCCGGAACTGGTGACGGTGCATGAGTTTGGGCATCAATATTTTATGCAGCTATTGGCCAGTAATGAGTTTGAGGAAGCCTGGCTCGACGAGGGCTTCAACCAGTATTACGAAGGCCGAATCATGGATGAATGGTATGGCCCCCGGCAAAGTCAGATCGACTGGTTCGGGTTTCGGATGGGCGATCTGGAAGCATCGCGCGATGGGTACGTCCACCTCGACAATCCGGCGATTGGGCCAGCTTACGGAAATGTGTGGCAGCTACCGGCGGGTTATTATGGCTCGTTGACCTACCAGAAAACGGCCACCTGGCTGCGCACGCTGGACGGGTTGGTGGGGCGCCCACTTATGGACGAGATCATGCAGACGTACTTCCTGCGATGGCGATTCAAACACCCTAATGCGCAGAGCTTTATTGACGTGGTGAATGAGCTGGTGCCGCGCCGTCTGGGCGCCCAATACGGATCTGACATGAACTGGTTTTTCGAGCAGGTGCTGTTCGGTGATCAGGTCTGCGACTACAAACTGGCCACCATCCGCAACGGTAGTTCGCCCACGGTGCGCGTCGATCGGCTGGGCGATATGCAGCTACCCGTTGAGGTACTGATTCATTTCAGCGACGGCAGGGAACAAACGCTGCGCTGGGATGGAAAGGCGCGCACGCACACCTTCGCGGTGGGTGGCAAAGGACGCATCGACTGGGCCGAAGTCGACCCGAAGCAAAAGCTGTATATGGATACCGATTTTACGAACAACAGCCTGACGTTGAGATCGTCATCGGCCCCCGCCGCCAAGTTTGCCGCCAAGTTTCTTTTCTGGCTCGAATGGCTGATGCTGGCGTGA
- the gldF gene encoding gliding motility-associated ABC transporter permease subunit GldF: MVAIFRKEINQFFGSAIAYIIMGTFLTVVGLLLWVFPQTNLLDYGYADLGQFFVLTPYVLVFLAPAITMRSIADERRAGTLEWLLTKPVGRWGIVLGKFGANWLLVALTIAPTLLYAYSLYQLGNPVGSIDMAVVAGSYVGLLLLAGVFVAVGLWASSLNDNQVVAFVVGALACLLLYAGLSTLSTLFGTTDLAYWLEYLSLDQQYSALGRGLLDTRNIIYLVCLAVLFLALAERRLQRL, encoded by the coding sequence GTGGTAGCTATTTTCCGGAAAGAAATCAATCAATTTTTTGGGTCGGCGATCGCCTACATCATCATGGGTACGTTCCTGACGGTGGTGGGGCTGCTGCTGTGGGTATTCCCGCAAACCAACCTGCTCGACTACGGATACGCCGATCTGGGGCAGTTTTTTGTGCTGACGCCCTACGTACTGGTGTTTCTGGCACCGGCCATTACCATGCGCTCCATCGCCGATGAACGGCGGGCCGGTACGCTCGAATGGCTACTGACCAAACCCGTAGGCCGGTGGGGCATTGTACTGGGTAAATTTGGCGCCAACTGGCTGCTGGTCGCTCTCACGATCGCTCCCACACTGTTGTATGCCTACTCGCTTTATCAGCTCGGCAACCCGGTCGGTTCCATCGACATGGCCGTGGTGGCAGGGTCGTATGTCGGCCTGTTGCTGTTGGCTGGTGTATTTGTCGCGGTGGGGCTGTGGGCTTCGTCGCTTAACGACAATCAGGTCGTGGCGTTTGTGGTGGGGGCGTTGGCCTGCCTGCTGCTCTACGCCGGTCTGAGCACGCTGAGCACCCTGTTTGGCACTACCGATCTCGCTTATTGGCTGGAATACCTGAGCCTCGACCAACAGTACAGCGCGTTGGGCCGGGGCCTGCTCGATACGCGCAACATCATCTACCTGGTTTGCCTGGCCGTGCTGTTCCTGGCCCTGGCCGAACGGCGACTTCAACGCTTGTGA
- a CDS encoding dihydroorotase codes for MHLLIRSARVVDAASPLNNQVVDLHLENGLIRQLSPSGSGSPMPVPDGARVIEGANLHVSAGWVDGRAAANDPGHEHRETLTDLAKAAAAGGFTDVVLLPNTHPVIDSKDTLGYVRRMGEGQPARLHPTAAITKGTKGEDFTDMIDLHRAGAIAFTDGDHPLQNPDLLLKTLQYLQPFGGLLINRPEDTLLTRYGQMHEGEQSTRLGLKGMPAMAEAILIARDLRLLTYVLDGQPTRPSTPMLHFACLSSAESVALVRQAKAQGLPVSCDVAAHQLLFTDADLAGFDTNLKVNPPFRSAEDVAALWDGLADGTIDLIVTDHHPHDEESKNIEFDMAEFGITGLETAFVALLTKANEQQSASGTSIRPESAGTSIPGVSTLGTSILGTLVDRFTVGPRRVLGLPAVSIAEGQPATLTLFDPTATWTYERPITPAKNSPFLGKTLTGRVITTIL; via the coding sequence GCCTCGCCGCTCAATAATCAGGTTGTTGACCTGCACCTCGAAAACGGCCTTATCCGGCAGTTGAGTCCATCCGGATCGGGTTCGCCGATGCCTGTTCCCGACGGGGCGCGGGTCATCGAAGGGGCCAATCTGCACGTGTCGGCGGGTTGGGTCGATGGGCGGGCCGCCGCCAACGACCCCGGCCATGAACACCGCGAAACGCTCACTGACCTGGCCAAAGCGGCCGCCGCCGGTGGGTTTACCGACGTGGTACTACTGCCCAACACGCACCCCGTTATCGACTCGAAAGATACGCTGGGGTACGTGCGGCGGATGGGCGAAGGGCAACCGGCCCGCCTACACCCGACGGCGGCGATCACGAAGGGCACCAAAGGCGAGGACTTCACCGACATGATCGACCTGCACCGGGCCGGTGCCATTGCCTTCACGGATGGCGACCACCCGCTGCAAAACCCCGATCTGCTGCTCAAGACGCTGCAATACCTGCAACCGTTTGGCGGGTTGCTGATCAACCGGCCCGAAGATACCCTGCTGACGCGCTACGGGCAGATGCACGAAGGCGAGCAAAGCACCCGGCTGGGCCTGAAAGGAATGCCCGCCATGGCCGAAGCCATACTGATTGCCCGCGACCTACGGCTGCTGACCTACGTACTCGATGGACAACCAACCCGACCGTCGACGCCGATGCTGCATTTTGCCTGTCTGTCGTCGGCCGAATCGGTAGCGCTGGTACGGCAGGCTAAAGCGCAGGGCTTACCCGTGAGCTGCGATGTCGCGGCCCATCAGCTCCTTTTCACCGATGCCGATCTGGCCGGATTCGACACCAACCTGAAGGTGAATCCGCCTTTCCGGTCGGCCGAGGACGTGGCGGCGCTCTGGGATGGGCTCGCCGATGGTACCATTGACCTGATCGTGACGGACCACCACCCCCACGACGAGGAAAGCAAGAACATCGAGTTCGACATGGCGGAGTTTGGCATTACGGGCCTGGAAACGGCCTTCGTAGCGCTGCTGACAAAAGCCAACGAGCAACAGTCAGCGTCAGGTACGTCCATACGACCCGAATCGGCGGGTACGTCCATACCGGGTGTATCCACACTGGGTACGTCCATACTGGGTACGTTGGTTGATCGCTTTACGGTGGGGCCGCGCCGGGTATTGGGGTTACCAGCCGTTTCCATCGCCGAGGGGCAACCGGCTACGCTGACTCTGTTTGACCCCACGGCCACCTGGACGTATGAAAGGCCGATTACGCCCGCCAAAAATTCACCCTTCCTGGGCAAGACCCTCACAGGTAGGGTCATCACCACAATCCTGTAA
- a CDS encoding DUF4199 domain-containing protein: MNYFNHPLLRVPLLFGLGAGLAAFLLFLGLHTLGITALYVYEKYPFDFGIHLIVMIAAVWYYRRNVGKGLLHMWEGLTICYVVNTVAALVAGWLIYAFVTWVDPSEFTRYINELTQFQLHDKANYVKTFGEEAYKAQLAQTAATTPDVLPLSMLGKKTLLGILPILIISLVFRKQDYSALD, encoded by the coding sequence ATGAACTACTTCAATCACCCACTTCTACGAGTCCCGCTGCTGTTTGGCCTGGGGGCCGGTCTGGCGGCGTTCCTGCTGTTTCTGGGGCTACACACGCTGGGCATTACGGCGTTGTACGTCTACGAGAAATACCCGTTCGACTTTGGCATCCACCTGATCGTGATGATCGCGGCCGTCTGGTATTACCGCCGAAACGTGGGCAAGGGGTTGCTGCACATGTGGGAAGGCCTCACCATCTGCTACGTGGTCAACACGGTGGCGGCACTGGTGGCGGGCTGGCTCATCTACGCCTTCGTAACCTGGGTTGATCCGTCGGAGTTTACGCGCTACATCAACGAGCTGACGCAGTTTCAACTGCATGACAAAGCCAACTACGTGAAAACGTTTGGTGAAGAGGCCTACAAAGCCCAACTGGCGCAGACGGCCGCCACCACGCCCGACGTGCTGCCACTCAGTATGTTGGGCAAAAAAACACTGCTGGGTATTCTGCCCATTCTGATTATTTCGCTGGTATTTCGCAAGCAGGATTATAGTGCATTGGACTAA
- a CDS encoding MFS transporter, giving the protein MQSSLTSKPVQTTGLFSLPVIVAALGYFVDIYDLLLFGIVRVPSLQSLGLTPEQISTDGTLIFNWQMIGLLLGGILWGILGDKRGRLSVLFGSIITYSLANIACGFIPSVTFMDKVTYYALMRFVAGVGLAGELGAGITLVSEVLPTRLRAIGTSLVAGIGLFGAVVAYFTVKLFDWNIAYFIGGGMGIGLLLLRVGVVESGMYKNVSSNHAVNKGNFFAFFTNADRFSRYMKCIGLGIPTWFVIGILATFSNEFGTALGITQEVKPGLAIMWCYVGLSTGDLASGFISQALASRRKAVLGLMLFTLAASVVYLFGGLQSDTALYMACLALGFGIGYWAMFVTIGAEQFGTNLRATAATTVPNMVRGLVFPMTTLYQTVKPTQGVITAGAIVGVIAFAIGIYSVLTIPETHGKEMDFLEE; this is encoded by the coding sequence ATGCAATCCTCCCTTACCTCTAAACCTGTACAGACAACGGGCTTATTCAGCCTACCCGTTATTGTGGCCGCTTTGGGCTACTTTGTCGATATCTACGATCTGTTGCTCTTCGGTATCGTGCGGGTTCCCAGCCTGCAATCGCTGGGGCTGACCCCCGAGCAGATTTCCACCGACGGCACGCTCATCTTCAACTGGCAGATGATCGGCCTGCTGCTGGGTGGTATCCTGTGGGGGATTCTGGGTGATAAACGGGGCCGGTTGTCGGTCTTGTTTGGTTCGATCATCACCTACTCACTGGCCAACATTGCCTGCGGCTTTATTCCGTCCGTCACCTTCATGGACAAGGTTACCTACTACGCCCTGATGCGGTTTGTGGCGGGCGTGGGCCTGGCAGGCGAGCTGGGCGCGGGTATCACGCTCGTCAGCGAGGTGTTACCCACGCGGCTACGGGCCATCGGTACGTCGCTGGTGGCAGGCATTGGCCTGTTTGGGGCGGTGGTGGCTTATTTTACTGTCAAACTCTTCGACTGGAACATTGCCTACTTTATCGGCGGCGGCATGGGCATCGGTCTGTTGTTGCTGCGCGTTGGCGTGGTGGAGTCGGGGATGTACAAAAATGTGTCGTCGAACCATGCTGTGAACAAGGGAAATTTCTTCGCCTTTTTCACCAACGCCGACCGCTTCAGCCGCTACATGAAATGCATCGGGCTGGGCATTCCCACCTGGTTTGTGATCGGGATTCTGGCGACGTTTTCTAACGAGTTTGGTACGGCGCTCGGCATTACGCAGGAGGTGAAACCGGGGCTGGCCATCATGTGGTGCTACGTGGGCCTATCCACGGGCGACCTGGCGAGCGGGTTTATCAGTCAGGCGCTGGCATCGCGTCGGAAAGCCGTGCTGGGCCTGATGCTCTTTACGCTGGCGGCCAGCGTGGTGTATCTGTTCGGCGGGCTGCAATCCGATACAGCCCTGTACATGGCGTGTCTGGCCTTGGGCTTCGGCATTGGCTACTGGGCCATGTTCGTAACCATCGGGGCCGAGCAATTTGGTACGAACCTGCGCGCCACGGCCGCCACCACCGTGCCCAACATGGTGCGCGGACTGGTTTTCCCGATGACGACCCTCTACCAGACCGTAAAACCCACGCAGGGCGTCATCACGGCTGGTGCCATTGTGGGCGTCATTGCCTTCGCCATCGGCATTTACAGCGTGCTCACCATCCCCGAAACCCACGGCAAAGAGATGGATTTCCTGGAAGAGTAG